A section of the Pseudomonadota bacterium genome encodes:
- a CDS encoding ABC transporter ATP-binding protein: MQQQKVNGLAIRCDGLTKRYGAKLAVDNLKLEVGVGQCFGLLGPNGAGKTTTVEMLEGLTAPDSGSIEVLGLRWGTGNDSLLRRRLGVQLQETVLADKLTVRETIRLFRSFYLAGPSVDALIELLNLRAEAKQRFHTLSGGQKQRVGLACALAGQPELLFLDEPTTGLDPRARKELWEVVRSFQAQQGTVLITTHYMEEAAALCDRIAIVDNGKIISEGSPAALVDSLGIVQFVEFELASERPAPDATSLQALGAVRSLEQRGNRYRLRIERDLAALQAVLAELQRQQLNPMGLSTHQATLDDVFLELTGRALQPEPEPDTPGATTSPDADVERLPSAP; the protein is encoded by the coding sequence GTGCAGCAGCAAAAAGTGAACGGGCTTGCCATACGTTGCGATGGGCTCACCAAGCGCTACGGCGCCAAGCTCGCGGTCGACAACCTGAAGCTTGAAGTTGGCGTGGGCCAGTGCTTCGGCCTGCTTGGCCCGAACGGTGCGGGCAAGACGACCACGGTCGAGATGCTCGAGGGGCTCACCGCTCCGGACAGCGGCAGCATCGAAGTGCTCGGGCTGCGCTGGGGAACCGGAAACGACAGTCTGCTTCGCAGGCGCCTCGGCGTGCAGCTTCAAGAGACCGTGCTCGCCGACAAGCTGACCGTGCGCGAGACCATCCGCTTGTTTCGCTCGTTCTACCTTGCGGGCCCGAGTGTCGATGCGCTTATTGAGCTGCTCAACCTGCGCGCTGAAGCCAAGCAGCGCTTTCACACCCTTTCGGGGGGACAAAAGCAGCGAGTGGGGCTCGCTTGCGCGCTGGCCGGACAGCCCGAGCTGCTCTTCTTGGACGAGCCTACCACCGGCCTGGACCCGCGCGCTCGCAAGGAGCTGTGGGAGGTCGTGCGCAGCTTCCAGGCCCAGCAGGGCACGGTGCTCATCACCACGCACTACATGGAAGAAGCCGCGGCCCTCTGCGACCGGATTGCGATCGTGGACAACGGCAAGATCATCAGCGAAGGATCGCCAGCCGCACTGGTCGACAGCCTCGGCATCGTCCAGTTCGTGGAATTCGAGCTGGCTTCCGAGCGACCCGCGCCAGATGCGACATCTCTTCAGGCCCTCGGCGCTGTGCGCAGCCTCGAACAGCGCGGCAACCGCTACCGGCTGCGCATCGAGCGGGATCTGGCGGCACTACAAGCAGTGCTCGCCGAGCTGCAGCGCCAGCAGCTCAACCCGATGGGCCTGAGCACCCATCAAGCCACCCTGGACGACGTGTTCCTGGAGCTCACCGGGCGCGCCCTTCAGCCAGAGCCCGAACCGGACACGCCGGGCGCAACGACGAGCCCCGACGCCGACGTAGAGCGACTCCCGAGCGCGCCATGA